The Thermoplasma acidophilum DSM 1728 genome includes a window with the following:
- a CDS encoding HAD-IB family phosphatase translates to MIKLAIFDMDGTLTDEPSSWEYVHRRLHTDNHMNFRLYRNGFISYEEFFRSDVLAWLRMHPRLKKDDIAGILRDIKLRDGSSEVVNGLKERGLITAVVSGGISWLCDILNEYMQIDYNLSNVIATDEGGFVQPWGYIRVIPERKNIAVKSLQSMLHISKDETISIGDSMENGMIHINSSKAYIIGGKGRHGEIPLGNNIRNLLSYI, encoded by the coding sequence ATGATCAAGCTAGCTATATTCGATATGGATGGTACGCTGACTGATGAACCCAGCAGCTGGGAGTATGTCCACAGGAGGCTTCATACGGACAACCACATGAACTTCAGGCTGTACAGAAACGGCTTCATATCATATGAGGAATTCTTCAGGAGCGATGTACTCGCATGGCTCCGGATGCATCCACGGTTGAAGAAGGATGACATAGCCGGCATACTCCGTGACATTAAATTGAGGGACGGGTCATCCGAGGTTGTCAACGGCCTGAAGGAGAGGGGATTGATCACCGCCGTAGTTTCTGGTGGAATATCCTGGCTCTGCGATATTCTTAACGAGTATATGCAGATAGATTACAACCTTTCCAACGTCATAGCAACGGATGAGGGGGGGTTCGTGCAGCCATGGGGCTATATACGTGTTATACCAGAAAGAAAGAACATAGCTGTGAAATCACTCCAATCCATGCTCCACATATCCAAGGATGAGACAATATCCATCGGCGATTCCATGGAGAATGGGATGATACACATCAATTCTTCAAAGGCATACATAATTGGAGGAAAAGGAAGGCACGGAGA
- the proS gene encoding proline--tRNA ligase codes for MENKKENFSEWYNEIITLAELSDKRYPVKGMNVWLPYGWKIMSLIDSIVRRAVDKRNFQEVNFPILIGRSMLEVEFEHIRGFENEIYWVTKGGKEKLEEELALRPTSESAMYPMFSLWIRSHADLPLKIYQIVSVYRYETKHTRSFIRIREIHFFEAHTAHATYEDAEAQMDQYKEIWREISSLLCLPYFYDQRPDWDKFPGAMYTIAFDTVLPSGRSLQIGTIHQYGTNFSKNYDIKYLKEDGTFDYAHQTTYGMSERLLAAIIGIHGDDKGLVLPPDVAPIQVIIIPIPGAGVMEYARDVENTLNSINIRVKVDDRENYTPGYKFNDWEMRGVPLRIEIGEREVKNRTLTISMRNIQGKLTIERSKLIYEVPDTLIRIREKMMENAQKVFKDHVFRATKLEEFNRDGLITAFWCGSKECSDKIEAETEKSVLGFMVDSSETGKCVVCGKNGKMAVFSRSY; via the coding sequence ATGGAGAACAAAAAGGAGAATTTCAGCGAATGGTACAATGAAATAATCACGCTTGCTGAGCTCAGTGACAAGAGATATCCGGTCAAGGGCATGAACGTGTGGTTGCCCTATGGCTGGAAGATAATGAGTCTCATCGATTCAATTGTAAGGAGGGCCGTTGACAAGAGAAATTTCCAGGAAGTGAATTTCCCGATACTCATAGGTAGAAGCATGCTTGAGGTGGAGTTCGAGCACATAAGGGGCTTTGAAAACGAGATCTACTGGGTGACAAAGGGAGGCAAGGAAAAACTAGAAGAGGAGCTGGCGCTGAGGCCGACAAGCGAATCTGCTATGTACCCAATGTTCTCTCTTTGGATAAGATCGCACGCCGATCTTCCGTTAAAGATATACCAGATAGTGAGCGTTTACAGATACGAGACTAAACATACGAGATCATTCATACGTATACGCGAAATACATTTCTTCGAGGCCCATACGGCGCATGCAACCTACGAAGATGCTGAAGCTCAGATGGATCAGTACAAGGAGATATGGAGGGAGATCTCCAGCCTGCTCTGCCTGCCATATTTCTATGACCAGAGGCCAGACTGGGACAAGTTTCCAGGGGCAATGTACACGATAGCCTTCGACACCGTTCTTCCATCAGGCAGATCCCTGCAGATCGGAACCATACACCAGTACGGAACAAACTTCTCCAAAAACTATGATATAAAGTATCTTAAGGAGGATGGAACATTTGACTACGCGCATCAGACGACTTATGGTATGAGTGAGAGGCTTCTTGCAGCCATAATAGGCATCCATGGTGATGACAAGGGCCTGGTGCTGCCTCCAGATGTTGCTCCGATACAGGTGATCATAATACCCATACCCGGCGCAGGCGTTATGGAATACGCTAGGGACGTTGAAAATACGCTTAATAGCATAAATATAAGGGTCAAGGTTGACGATAGGGAGAACTACACCCCAGGCTACAAGTTCAACGACTGGGAGATGAGGGGCGTCCCACTTAGGATAGAGATAGGCGAAAGGGAGGTAAAGAACAGGACGCTCACCATTTCGATGAGAAACATTCAGGGAAAGCTTACTATCGAGAGATCTAAGCTCATATACGAAGTTCCGGACACGCTGATCAGGATAAGGGAAAAGATGATGGAGAATGCTCAGAAGGTCTTCAAGGATCATGTTTTCAGGGCAACGAAACTTGAAGAATTCAACAGGGATGGCCTTATAACCGCATTCTGGTGTGGTTCGAAGGAATGTTCCGACAAGATAGAGGCTGAGACGGAGAAGTCGGTACTTGGATTTATGGTGGATTCCAGTGAGACAGGGAAGTGCGTTGTATGCGGAAAAAACGGTAAAATGGCCGTTTTCTCTAGATCCTACTGA
- a CDS encoding TA0938 family protein yields the protein MNIVVNGREAGSKSKGCALCGATWGDYHADFLGEDLFFCCDICAAEFMNMMDEAFKHTARHNVDELHIDGNYQLGRNVLLKNGEDRLRFYVKFGPGAVIKEFKITDK from the coding sequence GTGAACATAGTGGTCAATGGCAGGGAGGCAGGAAGCAAATCGAAAGGTTGTGCACTCTGTGGCGCAACATGGGGAGACTACCATGCTGATTTTCTTGGCGAAGATCTATTCTTCTGCTGCGACATCTGCGCGGCCGAATTCATGAACATGATGGACGAAGCATTCAAGCATACGGCGAGGCATAATGTGGACGAACTGCATATAGATGGAAACTATCAGCTCGGAAGGAATGTTCTCCTTAAGAATGGAGAGGATCGACTAAGATTCTATGTGAAATTCGGGCCTGGAGCGGTGATAAAAGAATTCAAAATAACGGATAAATGA
- a CDS encoding thiaminase II/PqqC family protein: protein MICPVCEKSVNDMQGLALHFRSGSIHGDGKHASWISAEQIEHGISDSDLSDVLIRIFRPEESLIRWARMEFIAKFYAHPHPFMEAMQKPTVPVLLGYVIEHRFFLKNWIRTLSMVIHSTTSDDAFEYEVENVATEYIGLNGKPSHLELLLRMGEALGMSRKRIMEYSPLPETSQAIEVWYGISNRYSWIDTMGAMHVLELVADRTLVDDGSPIHYFNPEILKGSDYPEAVKNFLMEGYEADVGHAGEALKIVQAATMDDLTTRSIMLRSMDAFYVYLNARMRRARMLEASWGE from the coding sequence ATGATATGTCCAGTATGCGAGAAGAGTGTAAACGACATGCAGGGCCTAGCACTGCATTTCAGATCAGGATCCATTCATGGTGATGGAAAGCATGCTTCCTGGATATCCGCTGAGCAGATTGAACACGGCATCTCGGATTCCGATCTGAGCGATGTTCTCATCAGAATTTTCCGGCCTGAAGAATCTCTAATAAGGTGGGCACGAATGGAGTTTATAGCTAAATTTTACGCGCATCCGCACCCATTCATGGAGGCCATGCAGAAGCCAACGGTTCCTGTGCTCTTGGGATACGTCATTGAGCACAGGTTCTTTCTAAAGAACTGGATAAGGACGCTTTCGATGGTCATACATTCCACTACCTCGGATGATGCCTTCGAATACGAAGTAGAGAACGTGGCGACAGAATACATCGGGCTAAACGGAAAGCCATCGCATCTTGAGCTTCTACTAAGGATGGGCGAAGCTCTTGGCATGTCGAGAAAGCGAATAATGGAATATTCACCCTTGCCAGAGACATCGCAGGCAATAGAGGTATGGTACGGGATCTCAAATCGCTATTCCTGGATCGATACGATGGGCGCTATGCACGTGCTTGAACTGGTTGCGGACAGAACGTTAGTGGATGACGGATCGCCGATCCATTATTTTAATCCAGAGATCCTTAAAGGTTCGGATTATCCAGAAGCGGTGAAGAATTTTCTGATGGAAGGCTATGAAGCCGATGTGGGGCATGCCGGTGAGGCCCTCAAGATAGTACAGGCCGCGACCATGGATGACCTGACAACCAGATCAATAATGCTTCGTTCAATGGATGCCTTTTACGTTTATCTCAACGCCAGGATGAGGAGGGCAAGGATGCTCGAGGCTTCATGGGGTGAGTGA
- a CDS encoding transcription initiation factor IIB — MVENTKKKKVEEIERCPECGSTNLIRDYEHGELVCGECGAVIEDAYIDQGPEWRAFDSEQNESRARAGSPMTYTIHDKGLSTDISWKNKDSYGRSIPTRNRAQLYRLRKWQKRIKVSNAAERNLSQALQELERMASNLSIPDDVKETAAVIYRKAVKQNMIRGRSIEGVVAGALYAACRITNVPRTLGEIASVTRVKKKEIGRTYRIMSRYLKLNIMPSKAEDYISRFCSKLKLSMDTRNKALEILRSAENAGLTSGKGPTGVAAAAIYIASLMTGERRTQRAVAEVAGVTEVTIRNRYKELTEKLQLNVEQ; from the coding sequence ATGGTTGAAAATACGAAAAAGAAAAAGGTTGAGGAGATAGAAAGATGCCCTGAATGCGGTTCCACCAATCTTATAAGGGATTACGAGCATGGAGAACTTGTCTGCGGAGAATGCGGGGCGGTCATTGAGGATGCCTATATCGATCAGGGGCCAGAGTGGAGGGCATTCGACTCTGAGCAGAATGAAAGCAGGGCCAGAGCTGGATCCCCAATGACCTACACCATTCACGATAAGGGTCTTTCTACAGACATATCATGGAAGAATAAGGATTCGTATGGAAGATCCATACCGACAAGGAACAGGGCCCAGCTGTACAGGCTCAGAAAGTGGCAGAAGAGGATAAAGGTATCAAATGCAGCCGAAAGAAACCTTTCACAGGCACTCCAGGAGCTTGAGAGGATGGCCTCAAACCTGAGCATACCGGACGATGTGAAGGAAACCGCAGCGGTTATTTACCGCAAGGCTGTAAAACAGAACATGATACGCGGCCGAAGCATAGAGGGCGTTGTAGCAGGAGCACTCTATGCGGCCTGCAGGATAACTAACGTACCCAGAACGCTCGGTGAGATAGCCTCGGTCACAAGGGTGAAGAAGAAGGAGATAGGTCGAACCTATAGGATAATGAGCAGGTATCTAAAGCTGAACATAATGCCTTCCAAGGCCGAAGACTATATCAGCAGGTTCTGTTCAAAGCTGAAGTTATCGATGGATACCAGGAATAAGGCCCTCGAGATACTGAGATCTGCCGAGAATGCGGGTCTGACTTCGGGCAAGGGGCCAACAGGAGTTGCGGCTGCGGCGATATACATAGCATCGCTGATGACCGGTGAACGGAGAACGCAGAGAGCTGTTGCCGAGGTTGCTGGTGTAACCGAGGTTACGATAAGAAACAGATACAAGGAACTCACTGAGAAACTGCAGCTCAACGTAGAGCAGTGA
- a CDS encoding H/ACA RNA-protein complex protein Gar1, protein MDRPVDMKTKVYDASGKRIGVIVKIMGPVDEPYGLVSLDSQGVQADAVYIQ, encoded by the coding sequence TTGGATCGTCCCGTAGATATGAAGACAAAGGTATACGATGCCAGTGGCAAGAGGATAGGGGTGATAGTGAAGATTATGGGCCCGGTTGATGAACCATACGGGCTGGTCAGTCTTGACAGCCAGGGCGTGCAGGCAGATGCGGTTTATATTCAATGA
- a CDS encoding NOG1 family protein yields the protein MLLRIPTVLRSQELIDKAFSRASRIEEPYFPDKIERIRKEVQDRISTIESISRSFLDRLVKKFPSINNLHPFYSSLIDLMFDIDQYKISLSKIDRTSQMIEQISGEHIRRLKAAKTVEDANRIMRSYYGRFASLVHEIDQDLLFLGKCRDYMKKIPDIDVNLRTYIIAGMPNVGKSSLLAALTTKKPEIAPYPFTTKSVIIGIAEHGYERIQFIDTPGILDRDFDEMNQIEKNAVLALRHIKGTVIFLFDYSDQSLYDPEMQEHLYQQIREHINPDIIRVQTKMDISREKREKIAISVNSEGGLDPLKAIIFGRADDDVRR from the coding sequence ATGCTGTTAAGGATACCGACTGTGCTCAGATCTCAGGAGCTCATTGACAAGGCCTTTTCGAGGGCCAGCAGAATAGAGGAACCTTACTTTCCAGACAAGATAGAACGCATAAGGAAAGAGGTTCAGGACAGAATATCGACGATAGAGAGCATAAGCCGGTCATTCCTGGACAGGCTAGTGAAGAAGTTTCCATCTATAAACAATCTGCACCCGTTTTACAGCAGCCTCATTGATTTGATGTTTGACATCGATCAGTACAAGATATCGCTGTCTAAGATTGACAGAACCTCGCAGATGATTGAACAGATAAGCGGTGAACACATAAGAAGGCTTAAAGCCGCAAAAACAGTCGAGGATGCCAATAGAATCATGCGATCGTACTATGGGAGATTTGCCTCCCTGGTGCATGAGATAGATCAGGATCTTCTATTCCTAGGCAAATGCAGAGATTACATGAAGAAGATACCTGATATAGATGTCAATCTGCGCACTTATATAATTGCAGGCATGCCAAACGTGGGCAAGAGTTCGCTTCTTGCTGCGCTGACCACTAAAAAGCCTGAGATTGCTCCCTATCCATTCACAACAAAGTCTGTAATAATAGGCATAGCCGAACATGGGTATGAAAGAATACAGTTCATAGATACTCCAGGAATTCTAGATCGGGATTTCGACGAGATGAACCAGATAGAGAAGAATGCTGTACTTGCTCTGAGGCATATCAAGGGCACCGTGATCTTTCTCTTCGACTACAGCGATCAGTCGCTGTATGATCCTGAAATGCAGGAGCATCTGTACCAGCAGATAAGAGAGCACATAAATCCCGACATAATAAGGGTGCAAACAAAAATGGATATAAGCAGGGAAAAACGTGAAAAGATAGCAATTTCCGTGAACTCCGAGGGCGGCCTCGATCCACTTAAGGCGATAATATTCGGGAGGGCTGATGATGATGTACGAAGATGA
- a CDS encoding glutamate--tRNA ligase codes for MMMYEDDIRRIALINAYQHEGKADLKSVMGKVMAEIPDLRRDPRSAREMVSRIVDEVNSMSAYEIRETVETRYTSSIRKEKKVEEHRLPDLEGVNGPVVMRMAPSPSGPLHIGHTRMAILNDEYVKRYGGELILRIEDTNPKNIDPDAYHMIPEDLEWLGVNVTKIVIQSDRFDLYYAEAKKLMENGHMYVCTCPREEFKKRKLESIPCKDRDNPPETNLELFDKMIDGTIKEGDAVAVVKTDLKHPNPSVRDWIAFRIIEARHPRVDDKYRVYPMMSFSVAVDDHYLGLTHVLRGKDQLTNTDKQRYIFDYNGWKKPYYYHYGMIKFPGIKLKTSLMKKGILSGQYEGWSDIRLGTVRAFAKRGYRPETFRRYWINSGLREIDAIFSIEIFDSINREIVDPRAYRFSFVKDPVPVRIEGMPNISAKLPLHPTHPEYGFREYEVKGSVYIASRDFAAISEGERIRLKDLCYIRKKGNGIIYDGVEMTEKTKIINWCPEGSRDFSVLKPDGSKDSGLIEPKSSGYRGIAQLERYGYVNFADGDDLAYFTHP; via the coding sequence ATGATGATGTACGAAGATGATATCAGAAGGATAGCACTAATAAATGCATATCAGCACGAGGGAAAAGCCGATCTCAAGTCTGTCATGGGAAAGGTCATGGCGGAGATTCCGGATCTCAGGCGCGATCCCCGATCAGCTAGGGAGATGGTCTCTCGCATTGTAGACGAGGTCAATTCAATGAGTGCCTATGAGATAAGGGAAACCGTAGAGACCAGATACACCTCATCGATAAGAAAGGAGAAAAAAGTAGAGGAACATCGTCTTCCAGATCTCGAGGGAGTAAACGGGCCGGTAGTAATGAGGATGGCCCCATCTCCGTCCGGACCACTGCATATTGGCCACACCAGGATGGCAATACTCAACGACGAGTATGTCAAAAGGTATGGCGGCGAACTGATTCTCAGGATAGAGGATACAAATCCGAAAAACATAGATCCAGATGCATATCATATGATACCGGAGGATCTTGAATGGCTTGGCGTGAACGTGACGAAGATCGTTATACAGAGTGACAGGTTCGATCTGTACTATGCAGAAGCAAAGAAGCTGATGGAAAACGGCCATATGTATGTCTGCACCTGCCCCAGGGAGGAGTTCAAGAAGAGGAAGCTAGAATCAATACCATGCAAAGATCGCGATAACCCTCCTGAAACCAATCTTGAACTCTTCGATAAGATGATCGATGGCACCATAAAGGAAGGAGACGCCGTTGCAGTGGTGAAGACTGATCTAAAACATCCTAACCCTTCGGTGAGGGACTGGATAGCATTCAGGATCATAGAAGCAAGGCATCCGAGGGTCGATGACAAATACCGCGTCTATCCTATGATGAGCTTCAGCGTTGCCGTGGACGACCATTATCTTGGCCTGACTCATGTCCTTAGAGGAAAGGATCAGCTCACAAACACCGACAAACAGAGGTACATTTTCGATTACAATGGCTGGAAAAAGCCATACTATTACCATTATGGGATGATAAAATTCCCGGGAATCAAGCTGAAAACATCTCTGATGAAAAAGGGGATACTCAGCGGACAGTACGAGGGATGGTCTGATATCAGGCTCGGAACTGTGAGGGCTTTTGCAAAGAGAGGCTACAGACCGGAGACCTTCAGGCGATACTGGATAAACTCCGGACTGCGCGAAATAGATGCGATCTTCTCGATAGAAATATTTGACTCCATAAACCGTGAGATCGTGGATCCTAGAGCGTACCGCTTCTCGTTTGTAAAGGATCCTGTACCAGTTCGCATAGAGGGCATGCCAAACATCAGCGCGAAACTACCATTGCATCCAACGCACCCAGAGTACGGCTTCAGAGAATATGAAGTTAAGGGCTCAGTTTACATAGCCAGTCGGGATTTTGCCGCTATTTCAGAGGGCGAGAGAATAAGGCTGAAGGATCTATGTTACATTAGAAAAAAGGGGAACGGCATAATCTATGACGGTGTTGAAATGACAGAGAAAACCAAGATAATCAACTGGTGCCCAGAGGGGTCTAGGGACTTCTCCGTACTGAAACCTGATGGATCGAAGGACAGTGGCCTTATAGAACCAAAATCCTCAGGATATCGTGGAATCGCACAACTTGAAAGATACGGGTACGTCAACTTTGCTGATGGAGATGATCTGGCCTATTTCACTCACCCCTGA
- a CDS encoding PRC-barrel domain-containing protein, giving the protein MVDVVIEAEKEFDVASLIGKDVYTIKGIKVGRVNDIVLDFDKNQIHGIFIMNTNDRLVKNGDPISIPFNYVKAIGDIIILKSFPDLMHI; this is encoded by the coding sequence ATGGTGGATGTGGTGATTGAGGCCGAAAAGGAATTTGATGTGGCATCGCTCATAGGCAAAGATGTATACACGATAAAGGGGATAAAGGTAGGTAGAGTAAACGACATAGTGCTGGACTTCGACAAGAATCAGATACACGGGATCTTTATAATGAACACAAATGACAGGCTAGTAAAGAACGGCGATCCAATATCAATACCATTCAACTACGTCAAGGCCATTGGAGATATAATAATCCTGAAATCATTTCCGGATCTTATGCACATTTAA
- a CDS encoding GMP synthase subunit A, whose product MLKIYVVDNGGQWTHREWRVLRELGVDTKIVPNDIDSSELDGLDGLVLSGGAPNIDEELDKLGSVGKYIDDHNYPILGICVGAQFIALHFGASVVKAKHPEFGKTKVSVMHSENIFGGLPSEITVWENHNDEIINLPDDFTLAASSATCQVQGFYHKTRPIYATQFHPEVEHTQYGRDIFRNFIGICASYREIQKENFQH is encoded by the coding sequence ATGTTGAAGATATACGTTGTTGATAACGGTGGCCAGTGGACTCACCGAGAATGGCGTGTGCTGAGAGAGCTCGGTGTTGACACGAAGATCGTTCCAAACGATATCGATTCAAGCGAACTTGATGGCCTGGATGGCCTCGTATTGAGCGGAGGAGCTCCGAATATAGACGAGGAATTGGACAAGCTGGGAAGCGTAGGAAAATACATAGACGATCACAACTATCCGATCCTCGGAATATGCGTTGGAGCCCAGTTCATCGCTCTCCATTTCGGAGCATCCGTCGTAAAGGCAAAGCATCCAGAATTCGGAAAGACGAAGGTTTCAGTTATGCATAGCGAAAACATATTCGGCGGCCTTCCGTCTGAAATAACCGTTTGGGAGAACCATAACGATGAAATCATCAATCTGCCGGATGATTTCACCCTGGCAGCTTCTTCCGCCACGTGTCAGGTTCAGGGATTCTATCACAAGACGAGGCCAATATACGCTACACAGTTCCATCCAGAGGTGGAACACACTCAGTATGGCAGAGACATCTTCAGGAACTTCATCGGCATATGCGCCTCTTATAGGGAGATCCAGAAGGAAAACTTTCAGCACTGA
- a CDS encoding transcription initiation factor IIB has translation MTVEGETPKRCPECNSEHLIRDYEHGELICADCGAVIEDAYIDQGPEWRAFDSDQDERRARTGSPMTYLSHDKGLATEISWSNKDYYGKRIPHKNRAQIYRVRKWHQRIRVSNAAERNLSLALQLLNDIGAKLGIPKDIKETAALIYRKAVEKNLIRGRSIESIVCASIYAACRKVNIPRTLDEISKASEVNKKKIGKAYRHLAKELDLNLKPTTPFSYISQFCNKLDLDKQAIVISEDIVRQAMSMGISSGKGPTGIAAAAIYIASVKVGKPRTQKEIARISGVTEVTIRNRYKEISKALNISISE, from the coding sequence ATGACTGTTGAAGGGGAAACACCGAAGCGTTGTCCTGAATGCAATTCTGAACACCTAATAAGGGATTATGAACACGGCGAGCTCATCTGTGCAGACTGTGGAGCTGTTATTGAGGATGCCTACATCGATCAGGGGCCAGAGTGGAGGGCATTCGACTCAGACCAGGACGAACGGAGAGCGAGAACCGGATCACCCATGACCTACCTGAGCCATGATAAGGGCCTCGCCACGGAGATATCCTGGTCGAATAAGGATTATTATGGAAAGAGGATCCCGCACAAAAATAGGGCACAGATATACCGTGTTAGAAAATGGCATCAGAGAATACGTGTTTCCAATGCTGCGGAGAGGAATCTGTCCCTTGCACTTCAGCTCTTGAACGATATCGGTGCGAAATTGGGCATTCCGAAGGACATCAAGGAAACGGCAGCTTTGATATACAGAAAGGCGGTAGAGAAGAACCTCATCAGAGGAAGGAGCATTGAGAGCATAGTATGTGCATCCATATATGCTGCTTGCAGGAAGGTTAACATACCTCGTACTCTTGATGAGATTTCGAAGGCATCTGAGGTAAACAAGAAAAAGATCGGAAAAGCGTATAGGCATCTTGCTAAGGAACTTGATCTGAACCTGAAGCCAACAACCCCGTTCTCTTACATTTCCCAGTTCTGCAACAAGCTCGATCTTGACAAGCAGGCAATAGTGATAAGTGAGGATATAGTAAGGCAGGCCATGTCCATGGGCATTTCCTCCGGAAAAGGTCCAACAGGCATAGCTGCGGCCGCGATTTACATAGCTTCTGTGAAGGTCGGAAAACCCAGGACACAGAAGGAAATAGCAAGGATTTCAGGTGTTACCGAAGTGACAATAAGGAACAGATACAAGGAGATAAGCAAGGCGCTTAACATCTCTATATCGGAATAG
- the aspS gene encoding aspartate--tRNA(Asn) ligase codes for MPRTYIDTLRDHEDGAKVVVYGWMQEARIMKNISFLMIRDNTGTIQATFKNDEATLDIIKRINRESIVRVDGSVNKKSISKAGIEISGTSISIVNEAEAPLPLPVVDPVQADLETRLNSRFMDLRKRNISAIFRIESALLWGIRQYLHSQKFIEVHTPKIVAAATEGGSDLFPVRYFEKDAYLNQSPQLYKEVLMSAGFDRVFEVGPAFRAEEHNTTRHLNEFTSIDIEMSFADHNDAMAMLENAIRSGIENAVRENAEDFESLGISISVPETPFPRITYEQCIDLLQKDGIDFTFGDDFSPDQLRTIGSRFSGFYFITEWPSSVRPFYTMPKSEDPRLTNSFDLQYREIEVTSGAQRVHDPKMLIQRFNEKKLDVKSFQFYVDAFKYGMPPHAGWGLGLERLTMILLGLNNIRETTLFPRDRTRIVP; via the coding sequence ATGCCCAGAACCTATATAGACACCCTTAGGGATCACGAGGATGGCGCGAAAGTTGTCGTATATGGCTGGATGCAGGAAGCCAGGATAATGAAAAATATCTCATTTCTCATGATCAGAGATAATACCGGTACAATACAGGCAACATTCAAGAACGATGAGGCCACTCTGGACATAATAAAGAGAATAAACAGAGAGAGCATTGTCCGTGTCGATGGATCCGTGAATAAAAAGAGCATAAGTAAGGCCGGTATTGAAATAAGTGGAACTTCAATATCCATTGTAAATGAAGCAGAGGCGCCATTACCCCTTCCGGTTGTTGATCCGGTCCAGGCCGATCTTGAAACCAGACTCAACAGTAGATTTATGGATCTGAGGAAGAGGAACATCTCTGCAATTTTTCGCATAGAAAGCGCACTTCTATGGGGCATAAGGCAGTATCTCCATAGCCAAAAGTTCATAGAGGTGCATACTCCGAAGATAGTGGCCGCCGCAACTGAAGGTGGATCTGATCTATTCCCCGTCCGTTATTTTGAAAAGGATGCCTACCTCAACCAGAGCCCACAGCTCTATAAAGAGGTCCTGATGTCTGCCGGCTTTGACCGAGTATTTGAAGTTGGCCCGGCATTTCGCGCCGAGGAGCACAACACGACAAGGCATCTCAATGAATTCACCTCCATAGATATAGAGATGAGCTTTGCGGATCATAATGATGCTATGGCTATGCTGGAGAATGCCATAAGATCCGGCATTGAGAATGCCGTAAGGGAAAATGCAGAGGACTTTGAATCGCTTGGAATCTCCATCAGCGTGCCCGAGACTCCGTTTCCAAGGATAACGTATGAACAATGCATCGATCTCCTGCAGAAAGATGGGATTGATTTCACCTTCGGTGACGATTTTTCACCGGACCAGCTCAGGACGATAGGATCGAGGTTTAGCGGCTTCTACTTTATTACTGAATGGCCATCGTCTGTAAGGCCATTTTACACCATGCCAAAGTCTGAGGATCCTAGGCTTACCAACTCATTCGATCTGCAATATCGTGAGATAGAAGTTACCTCAGGGGCACAGAGGGTTCATGATCCAAAAATGCTCATACAGAGATTCAATGAAAAAAAATTGGATGTTAAATCATTTCAGTTCTACGTTGATGCTTTTAAATATGGCATGCCCCCACATGCTGGTTGGGGGCTTGGCCTTGAACGCCTAACCATGATTCTTCTTGGACTCAACAATATAAGGGAAACCACCTTATTTCCTAGGGATAGAACCCGCATTGTTCCTTGA